The following coding sequences lie in one Metallumcola ferriviriculae genomic window:
- a CDS encoding DUF2197 domain-containing protein: protein MEVRCAICSKKEEITKIHKDFQRIRQEPKLVYICSQCSKKVKYQAREEQKPKKPL from the coding sequence TTGGAAGTTAGATGCGCTATCTGTAGTAAAAAAGAAGAAATTACTAAAATCCATAAGGACTTTCAAAGGATTAGGCAAGAACCCAAACTGGTATATATTTGTAGCCAATGTAGTAAAAAAGTAAAATATCAAGCCCGGGAGGAACAAAAGCCTAAAAAACCACTTTAA
- the gpr gene encoding GPR endopeptidase, with amino-acid sequence MEAKAYLKTMGVNLDLAVEAHELLRGDAQKEIQGVKESKEDHEFCSVTTVSILNAQGAQMIGKPQGNYITIDAPDIRHNDSRVQQEVSQVLAEKLEMMIENFKLNEDALILLVGLGNWDATPDALGPRVINQSMVTRHLYKYAPDAVQGGLRPVEALAPGVLGITGIETAEIIKGVVEKTKPALIIAVDALAARAVERISSTIQVADTGINPGSGIGNQRKGINFESMGVPVIAIGVPTVVHAAVFAFEAFNKALEKNPSLQGTINQESVQESVNEVLAPFEGNLTVTPKEIDDLIDRISKTIALGLNQGLHSGVGQEEALTLLQ; translated from the coding sequence TTGGAAGCTAAAGCTTATTTAAAAACAATGGGCGTAAATTTGGATCTGGCAGTTGAAGCTCATGAGCTGTTGAGAGGAGACGCCCAAAAGGAAATTCAAGGAGTGAAAGAAAGCAAAGAAGATCATGAGTTCTGCTCAGTAACAACAGTAAGCATCTTAAATGCCCAAGGCGCACAAATGATTGGCAAACCACAAGGAAACTATATTACCATTGATGCCCCAGACATCAGACATAATGACTCAAGAGTTCAACAGGAAGTAAGTCAAGTCTTGGCAGAAAAATTAGAAATGATGATAGAAAATTTTAAGCTCAACGAAGATGCATTAATACTCTTGGTTGGATTGGGCAATTGGGACGCTACGCCTGATGCACTGGGCCCACGAGTAATCAATCAAAGTATGGTTACCCGTCATCTGTACAAATATGCTCCAGATGCTGTGCAGGGAGGGCTCCGTCCGGTTGAAGCACTCGCCCCGGGTGTGTTAGGTATTACCGGGATCGAAACCGCAGAAATTATAAAAGGTGTGGTAGAAAAGACTAAACCGGCTTTGATCATTGCTGTTGATGCCTTAGCAGCCCGTGCAGTAGAAAGAATCAGCTCTACTATTCAAGTTGCCGATACTGGGATTAACCCTGGTTCTGGCATAGGTAACCAACGCAAAGGGATTAATTTTGAGTCCATGGGAGTGCCGGTTATTGCAATAGGGGTTCCCACAGTCGTCCATGCAGCAGTTTTTGCTTTTGAAGCATTTAACAAAGCTTTGGAAAAAAACCCTTCCCTCCAAGGAACGATTAACCAGGAATCAGTTCAAGAAAGTGTAAACGAAGTTCTTGCTCCCTTCGAAGGTAATTTAACAGTGACGCCAAAAGAGATTGATGACCTCATTGACAGAATTTCTAAAACTATCGCGTTAGGGCTTAATCAAGGTCTTCATTCCGGTGTCGGACAAGAAGAAGCGTTGACTCTTCTTCAATAA
- the plsX gene encoding phosphate acyltransferase PlsX, which translates to MRIAVDAMGGDNAPEEIVAGALLARNELGYDITLVGDEQRMRELLPSDTDIEIRHATEIIHMDEAPAVAVRRKKDASIVVATKLVKDGYAEAIVSAGSTGAQMTAALFDLGRIKGIKRPAISTLFPTAKGPKVLLDSGANADSKPENLVQFAHMGCIYAEKVLGMENPTVGLLNIGSEEGKGNELTVETYQLLKNESLNFIGNVEPRDITIGNVDVMVCDGFVGNIVLKLAEGLGTFLMNAIKDQLTSTYRYKIGAAMVAPGIRNIKKLMDYSEYGGAPLLGVDGVSIISHGSSDAKAIKNAIKAAGVCVNNGFVASTKSRLRGEDK; encoded by the coding sequence ATGCGAATAGCAGTAGACGCCATGGGCGGCGATAACGCACCGGAGGAGATTGTCGCCGGAGCGTTATTGGCGAGAAATGAACTTGGTTACGATATTACGCTGGTTGGCGATGAACAAAGGATGAGAGAGCTGCTTCCCTCGGATACAGACATAGAAATACGCCACGCAACTGAAATAATACATATGGATGAAGCACCTGCGGTAGCGGTTCGTCGTAAAAAAGATGCATCTATTGTGGTTGCAACGAAGTTAGTTAAGGATGGATACGCCGAGGCAATAGTATCTGCAGGAAGCACAGGAGCACAAATGACTGCGGCCCTCTTTGATCTTGGTAGAATAAAAGGTATTAAACGTCCGGCTATTTCTACTCTGTTTCCAACGGCTAAAGGACCCAAGGTCTTGTTAGATAGTGGTGCTAATGCTGACTCTAAGCCGGAAAACCTGGTGCAGTTTGCCCATATGGGCTGCATTTACGCGGAAAAGGTTTTAGGAATGGAAAACCCTACTGTTGGACTGTTAAACATCGGTTCTGAAGAAGGCAAGGGAAATGAGTTAACTGTCGAAACCTATCAGCTTCTAAAGAACGAGTCATTAAATTTTATCGGTAACGTTGAACCGAGGGACATTACTATAGGGAACGTTGATGTGATGGTATGTGACGGTTTTGTGGGAAACATCGTCTTGAAACTGGCTGAAGGGCTGGGAACCTTTTTGATGAACGCAATAAAAGACCAATTGACATCTACATATCGATATAAAATTGGTGCCGCTATGGTTGCACCCGGAATTAGAAACATTAAAAAGCTGATGGATTATAGCGAATATGGTGGTGCGCCGTTGCTGGGGGTTGATGGTGTTAGTATTATTAGCCACGGAAGTTCTGATGCCAAGGCTATCAAAAACGCTATTAAAGCTGCTGGGGTTTGCGTAAACAACGGTTTTGTAGCGTCAACAAAATCAAGATTGCGAGGAGAAGATAAATAG
- the ylbJ gene encoding sporulation integral membrane protein YlbJ, producing the protein MPRKKPLKGVIYALCVIIFAVSMIAYPQEVFEASQRGLDAWWNIVFPALLPFFIVSHLMMSFGIVHFLGVLLEPLMKPIFNVPGNGAFVMAMGYTSGFPIGSLLTVDLRKNNLCTRIEGERLISFTNNASPLFMFGAVSIGMFNNPRLGIILASAHYCANLSIGLLLRFYGYNDPEKLDRNISTKKIVRRSIQAMLAVQQKNEKPLGELLGTAIKKSMATLSSIGGFIILFSVILQVLIQLGVIPLISILLAKVLTSLGLDAQLSTSLSAGLFEVTLGSKLASEIHVPLYQQLIAVSMVMGWSGLSVHAQVASIISDTDLRLWPFVLSRFGQGLLATIYFVIFFGPATPVFNQVGQIDYIAAQNPLWITILIQLATFITIMFGAAVLSLLLAIWQNTFGFRVR; encoded by the coding sequence ATGCCCCGGAAAAAACCTTTAAAAGGAGTTATATATGCCCTATGCGTTATTATCTTTGCAGTATCAATGATTGCTTACCCCCAAGAGGTTTTTGAAGCATCCCAACGCGGCCTGGACGCTTGGTGGAATATTGTCTTTCCTGCATTATTACCATTTTTCATAGTATCTCACCTAATGATGTCTTTTGGTATCGTTCATTTTCTTGGAGTATTATTAGAACCTTTAATGAAACCTATTTTCAATGTCCCTGGTAATGGTGCGTTTGTTATGGCCATGGGTTATACGTCCGGTTTTCCAATTGGCTCACTACTAACTGTAGATTTAAGAAAAAATAACCTCTGCACCCGAATAGAAGGAGAAAGGTTAATCTCGTTTACAAACAATGCCAGTCCTCTTTTCATGTTTGGAGCTGTGTCGATTGGTATGTTTAATAATCCCCGCTTAGGAATAATTCTCGCTTCGGCTCACTATTGCGCAAACTTAAGTATTGGCCTATTGCTAAGATTTTATGGCTATAATGATCCGGAAAAGCTAGATCGGAACATTTCCACAAAGAAGATAGTGAGACGCAGCATTCAAGCAATGTTAGCGGTACAACAAAAAAACGAAAAGCCATTGGGTGAACTATTGGGAACTGCCATTAAAAAATCTATGGCTACCCTCAGCTCCATTGGCGGCTTTATAATCTTGTTTTCCGTTATACTACAGGTACTGATACAATTGGGAGTTATCCCGTTAATATCAATTCTCTTAGCCAAAGTGCTTACAAGCCTCGGATTAGATGCCCAACTATCGACATCACTTTCCGCCGGACTTTTCGAGGTTACTCTGGGCTCTAAATTAGCCAGCGAAATCCATGTGCCTCTTTACCAACAATTGATAGCAGTCAGTATGGTGATGGGCTGGAGCGGTCTTTCGGTACATGCCCAAGTGGCCAGCATCATTTCGGATACTGACCTGCGACTCTGGCCATTTGTACTAAGCCGTTTTGGCCAAGGCCTGCTCGCAACCATATATTTTGTTATATTTTTTGGCCCTGCTACTCCGGTGTTTAACCAGGTGGGCCAAATAGATTATATCGCTGCGCAAAATCCCCTTTGGATAACAATATTAATCCAGCTAGCCACATTTATAACGATAATGTTTGGCGCCGCCGTATTGTCTTTACTGCTTGCCATCTGGCAAAATACATTTGGCTTTCGAGTACGCTAG
- a CDS encoding YceD family protein, which yields MKLEIKELLKFPGSEEVFEFNENWDYLETGQGIVKFASSVSFSGKVTNIGNSVLAKGDVTTRVTLKCNRCLKLFEHDVAVDYLEEFCTPDEEENEDCIAYDGEVIDFRPSVAENLILVLPMKWLCNVECHGICSQCGQDLNEIRCDCREEKVDPRMQALQKFFEEKE from the coding sequence GTGAAACTTGAAATTAAGGAATTGTTAAAATTCCCAGGTAGCGAGGAAGTATTTGAATTTAACGAAAACTGGGATTACCTGGAAACGGGGCAAGGGATAGTTAAATTCGCTTCTTCAGTATCTTTTTCGGGGAAGGTTACGAATATTGGTAATAGCGTGCTTGCCAAGGGTGATGTAACGACCCGGGTTACGCTAAAGTGTAACAGGTGCTTGAAGTTGTTTGAGCACGATGTTGCCGTAGATTATTTGGAGGAATTTTGTACTCCGGATGAGGAAGAAAATGAAGACTGTATTGCTTACGACGGTGAGGTAATAGATTTTCGCCCATCGGTTGCGGAAAACTTGATACTGGTTTTGCCCATGAAGTGGCTATGTAATGTAGAATGCCATGGTATTTGTTCTCAATGCGGGCAGGACTTAAACGAAATCAGGTGTGACTGTCGGGAGGAAAAGGTTGACCCCCGTATGCAAGCGCTTCAGAAATTTTTCGAAGAGAAGGAGTAG
- a CDS encoding acetate/propionate family kinase: MKVLVINCGSSSLKYQLFDIADENVLAKGLVERIGSDASQLTHQPKGKGKYVRETAIGEHQAAIKMVMDLLTDAQYGVLTDIREIEAVGHRVAHGGNVFSRSALIDDEVKQGIRKLAELAPLHNPPNLLGIEAAEKILPGVPQVAVFDTAFHQTIEPEAYMYSLPYELYEKYAIRKYGFHGTSHKFVAQRAAELMGKELSQIKVITCHLGNGASVTAIDGGVSKDTSMGFTPLEGLTMGTRCGDLDPAIVPFLMEKEGLDTTGISTLLNKKSGVLGLSGVSSDFRDIEQAASRGNERAQLAIDVFVHDVKKYIGAYAAILNGIDALVFTAGLGENSPEVRDAVCIDMDYLGIGLDKEKNGIRGKEMEVSAADSTVRVFVIPTNEELMIARDTKRLGLDT, encoded by the coding sequence ATGAAAGTTTTAGTAATTAACTGTGGCAGTTCTTCTTTGAAGTATCAGTTGTTTGACATCGCAGATGAAAATGTGCTAGCTAAAGGATTGGTTGAGCGGATCGGTTCAGATGCTTCTCAACTTACTCATCAACCCAAAGGAAAAGGAAAATATGTTCGTGAAACTGCGATAGGTGAGCATCAAGCGGCTATTAAAATGGTTATGGACTTACTTACTGATGCTCAGTACGGTGTTTTGACCGACATTAGAGAAATTGAAGCAGTGGGGCATAGGGTTGCTCACGGCGGCAATGTGTTTTCACGCTCCGCACTCATTGATGATGAAGTTAAGCAGGGGATCAGGAAATTAGCGGAACTTGCACCCTTACATAATCCACCTAACCTTCTGGGCATTGAGGCAGCGGAAAAAATACTGCCGGGTGTTCCTCAAGTGGCAGTATTTGATACTGCTTTCCACCAAACCATTGAGCCGGAAGCATACATGTACAGTTTGCCGTATGAATTATATGAGAAATATGCGATTAGAAAATATGGTTTTCATGGAACCTCCCATAAATTTGTTGCCCAAAGAGCCGCAGAACTGATGGGTAAGGAACTGTCTCAGATAAAGGTAATAACCTGTCATTTGGGCAATGGAGCCAGTGTGACAGCAATTGATGGTGGTGTTTCTAAGGATACCAGTATGGGATTTACACCGTTGGAGGGCCTTACCATGGGCACGCGTTGTGGTGATTTGGACCCGGCCATTGTTCCTTTTCTAATGGAAAAGGAAGGCTTAGATACTACCGGTATAAGTACTTTACTTAATAAAAAGAGCGGTGTGTTGGGCCTGTCTGGAGTTAGCAGTGATTTCAGGGATATAGAGCAGGCCGCTTCCCGGGGAAATGAACGCGCTCAATTAGCTATTGATGTGTTTGTTCACGATGTCAAAAAATATATCGGTGCTTATGCAGCCATACTTAATGGAATTGATGCTTTAGTGTTTACTGCTGGTTTAGGTGAAAACTCTCCAGAAGTTCGTGATGCTGTTTGTATAGATATGGATTATCTCGGTATTGGATTGGATAAAGAGAAAAATGGTATCAGGGGCAAAGAGATGGAGGTTTCCGCAGCAGACTCAACGGTAAGGGTTTTCGTCATTCCTACCAACGAGGAACTTATGATTGCCAGGGATACCAAGAGGCTAGGACTTGACACTTAA
- the fapR gene encoding transcription factor FapR — protein sequence MRGKSMSRRERQERLGIYLKHNPFATDEELAQRFKVSIPTIRLDRSALGIPELRQRVKHVAEEAYTEIRSMHETELVGELVDIELNNRAISIMEVTEEMVLEKTKILRGHHLFAQANSLAAAIIDANVVLTGSCRLRFLKPVSLNDKVIAKAIVKVKKTNSALVSVYSRVDKEMVFRAQLILLMQC from the coding sequence ATGCGAGGTAAATCCATGTCACGCCGAGAAAGGCAGGAACGTTTAGGTATATACTTGAAGCATAATCCGTTTGCCACCGATGAAGAATTGGCCCAGAGGTTTAAGGTGAGTATTCCGACTATTCGCTTAGATAGGAGTGCGCTGGGTATTCCCGAATTGAGGCAACGGGTCAAACATGTGGCAGAGGAAGCTTATACCGAAATTCGTTCTATGCATGAGACGGAATTAGTAGGAGAACTGGTGGATATAGAATTGAATAATAGAGCAATTTCTATTATGGAAGTTACAGAAGAGATGGTCTTGGAAAAAACTAAAATATTGCGGGGACATCATTTATTTGCTCAGGCCAACTCTTTGGCTGCAGCAATTATTGATGCCAATGTGGTACTTACAGGCAGTTGTAGATTAAGGTTTCTGAAACCGGTTAGCTTAAATGATAAAGTTATTGCTAAAGCAATTGTTAAAGTGAAAAAGACTAATTCGGCATTAGTTTCGGTATACTCTAGAGTAGATAAAGAAATGGTATTTCGGGCACAGTTAATTCTGTTAATGCAGTGCTAA
- the fabK gene encoding enoyl-[acyl-carrier-protein] reductase FabK yields MKTALCDLLDIQYPIIQGGMAWVATAELAAAVSEAGGLGIIGAGNAPPEVVKEQIRKVREKTKKPFGVNVYYMSPYLEDIMDLIVEEQVQVITTGAGNPGKHIGRLKEANIKVFPVVASVALAKRLARAGVDGLIAEGMECGGHIGEITTMALVPQVVDAVDLPVIAAGGVADGRGLVAALSLGAVGVQVGTRFVCAEECIAHENYKKALLKAKDRDTVTTGPEGHQVRVLKNKLTREFAKLRADGASFEVFEELGAGKLRAAVVEGDIEYGSLMAGQSAAMVKNVQPARKIITDMISEAEKVASDLAGMLRGDTL; encoded by the coding sequence ATGAAAACAGCGTTATGCGATTTATTGGACATTCAGTACCCCATCATTCAAGGAGGAATGGCGTGGGTTGCTACGGCAGAACTTGCAGCTGCGGTTTCCGAAGCGGGCGGCTTGGGTATTATTGGTGCAGGTAATGCACCGCCCGAGGTTGTTAAGGAACAAATCAGAAAGGTCCGCGAAAAAACTAAAAAACCGTTTGGGGTAAATGTTTATTATATGTCGCCTTATCTTGAGGATATTATGGATCTTATTGTTGAAGAACAAGTTCAGGTAATTACCACTGGTGCGGGAAACCCTGGTAAACATATCGGCAGACTTAAGGAAGCCAATATAAAAGTGTTTCCTGTGGTTGCGTCGGTAGCGCTGGCAAAAAGATTGGCCAGAGCCGGGGTGGATGGTTTGATTGCTGAGGGAATGGAATGCGGGGGGCATATTGGTGAGATTACCACCATGGCACTTGTACCTCAAGTTGTGGACGCTGTCGACCTGCCTGTGATAGCAGCCGGTGGTGTTGCAGACGGAAGAGGACTCGTGGCAGCTTTGTCGCTAGGAGCAGTAGGAGTACAGGTAGGCACCCGATTCGTGTGTGCTGAGGAATGTATAGCTCACGAGAATTATAAAAAGGCTCTTCTTAAGGCGAAAGACAGGGATACCGTTACTACCGGTCCTGAAGGGCATCAGGTTAGAGTGTTGAAAAATAAACTTACTAGAGAGTTCGCTAAATTGCGGGCTGATGGTGCGTCTTTTGAAGTTTTTGAAGAATTAGGTGCTGGGAAACTTAGAGCTGCGGTGGTTGAGGGCGATATTGAATACGGTTCGCTGATGGCGGGTCAATCTGCAGCTATGGTTAAGAATGTGCAGCCTGCGAGGAAAATCATTACAGATATGATTTCTGAAGCTGAAAAAGTTGCTTCAGATTTGGCAGGTATGCTAAGAGGTGATACTTTATAA
- the rpmF gene encoding 50S ribosomal protein L32: MAVPKRRQSKSRTNKRRSQWMKTGSPQLVECPQCHELKLPHRVCPECGYYKGKEVVAQHAK; this comes from the coding sequence TTGGCTGTACCAAAGCGAAGACAATCCAAATCCAGGACGAATAAGAGAAGAAGTCAATGGATGAAAACTGGAAGTCCCCAATTGGTTGAATGTCCCCAGTGTCATGAGTTAAAGTTACCCCACCGGGTTTGTCCCGAGTGTGGTTACTACAAGGGAAAAGAGGTTGTAGCACAGCACGCCAAATAA
- a CDS encoding patatin-like phospholipase family protein yields the protein MSLNKPRVGLALGAGAARGLAHIGVLQVLQEENVPIDLIAGSSIGSVFGAMLACRQDFHRLERLILEIRQKQFIDISVPRMGLLKGNKVEEMLRLLTHNKNFDQLDLPLFVVAVDLVKGEKVIINEGNVAEAVRASIAIPGIFKPVLAGGRVLVDGAVMDRVPIAVTREQGAEIVIAVDVKFGGSERKTQQVNNIFDVILLSLDLLDRELASRFIIEADVLIQPDLSDINPNNFDDAHNGIIRGRAAAKEMLPSIKQLISEPRPVRNNNK from the coding sequence ATGTCATTGAATAAACCACGAGTTGGTTTGGCACTTGGAGCGGGCGCGGCGCGAGGGTTGGCCCATATTGGCGTATTACAGGTGTTGCAGGAGGAAAACGTACCTATTGATTTAATTGCCGGCAGCAGCATAGGTAGTGTTTTTGGCGCAATGTTAGCCTGCAGGCAGGATTTTCACCGTTTGGAGAGATTAATACTTGAAATTCGTCAAAAACAATTCATAGATATTTCAGTTCCTCGTATGGGTTTGTTAAAGGGAAATAAAGTCGAAGAGATGCTTCGTCTACTAACGCATAACAAGAATTTCGACCAACTGGACCTACCGCTATTTGTGGTTGCTGTAGATCTGGTTAAAGGGGAAAAGGTAATAATAAATGAGGGAAATGTGGCAGAAGCTGTACGAGCCAGTATTGCCATCCCCGGAATATTTAAACCGGTATTGGCAGGTGGACGTGTCTTAGTGGACGGGGCTGTGATGGATAGGGTGCCTATCGCTGTTACCCGAGAGCAGGGTGCAGAGATTGTAATAGCGGTGGATGTTAAATTTGGTGGCTCTGAAAGAAAAACCCAGCAGGTAAACAATATTTTCGATGTGATATTATTGAGCTTGGACTTATTGGACAGAGAATTGGCTAGTCGTTTTATCATAGAAGCAGATGTATTAATTCAACCAGATCTTAGCGATATTAATCCCAATAACTTTGATGATGCTCATAACGGCATCATCAGGGGTAGGGCTGCGGCAAAAGAGATGCTTCCCAGCATTAAACAATTAATATCAGAACCAAGACCGGTCCGAAACAATAATAAATAA
- a CDS encoding ATPase, with protein sequence MDQLEGALQLLDQMEELLANSTRVPITGKVVVDQDLILDILDKVRAKLPVEFREAQQVNKERQRVMKDAKQEAERILEEARSRINRMISEEEIMKKAQVQAEEMVIQAKKTAQQIREGSTVYADDVMSNLESNLEKTLSVVRKGRQELKSSKARSAS encoded by the coding sequence ATGGATCAGTTGGAAGGAGCTTTACAACTGCTAGATCAAATGGAAGAATTGTTGGCTAATTCAACCCGAGTACCAATTACCGGGAAAGTGGTCGTGGACCAAGATCTGATATTGGATATATTGGACAAGGTGCGGGCAAAACTGCCTGTGGAGTTTCGAGAAGCTCAACAGGTGAACAAGGAAAGACAAAGGGTAATGAAGGACGCGAAACAAGAAGCTGAAAGAATTTTGGAAGAGGCCCGTTCTCGTATCAACCGGATGATTTCTGAAGAAGAGATTATGAAAAAAGCACAGGTGCAGGCGGAAGAAATGGTCATTCAAGCGAAAAAAACTGCACAGCAAATTCGAGAAGGGTCAACAGTTTATGCTGATGATGTTATGTCTAATTTAGAGTCTAACCTGGAAAAGACTCTTTCCGTGGTACGCAAGGGGCGGCAGGAACTAAAGAGCAGTAAGGCAAGGTCTGCTAGCTAG
- the rsmD gene encoding 16S rRNA (guanine(966)-N(2))-methyltransferase RsmD yields the protein MRVIAGNAKGRRLKVPKGLKTRPTGDRVKEAIFNIIAPDVAGSRFLDLFAGSGAMGIEALSRGAVEAVFVENDRAAVNSIKANLAVTGFVDHANIITADVFPALTGLCSVFDLVYIDPPYAKQWGKKTIEVLIANQLAAPTATIMLEIRSGDVIPDKCGNFNLLSLRKYGDTSVGFYRNS from the coding sequence TTGCGTGTTATTGCCGGCAATGCTAAAGGCAGACGATTGAAGGTGCCCAAAGGACTTAAGACCCGTCCCACTGGCGACCGTGTAAAAGAGGCAATATTTAATATCATAGCGCCGGACGTTGCCGGGTCTCGTTTTCTAGACCTATTCGCCGGTAGTGGTGCGATGGGTATTGAAGCTTTAAGTAGAGGAGCAGTTGAGGCAGTTTTTGTGGAAAATGACCGTGCAGCTGTTAACAGCATCAAAGCCAACCTTGCTGTCACTGGCTTTGTAGACCATGCTAATATTATCACTGCTGATGTATTTCCCGCATTGACAGGACTGTGCAGCGTCTTTGATTTGGTATATATTGATCCGCCATATGCTAAACAGTGGGGTAAAAAAACGATAGAGGTCTTGATAGCGAATCAACTAGCGGCACCAACTGCTACTATTATGCTAGAAATAAGATCCGGGGATGTTATACCGGACAAATGCGGTAATTTTAATCTGTTGTCCCTAAGAAAATATGGGGATACATCAGTTGGCTTTTATAGAAATAGTTAA
- a CDS encoding beta-ketoacyl-ACP synthase III — MVFSRGVGILGTGSYLPEEVITNEDLEKIVETSDAWITSRTGIKERRRVAAHQATSDLCYQAALRALDSSGVSADELDLIIVGTASPDMLFPSTACLLQNMLGAKKAAAFDLEAACTGFIYGLAVGSQFIATGMYDKVLVVGADTLSRLLDWEDRNTCVLFGDGAGACVLGQVEQGQGILSLYLGADGGGGDLLKLPAGGSRLPASEQTVAAREHFIKMSGTEVFKFAVRVMDEAAKKALEQAGITKKDIDFLVPHQANIRIVDAAVRRLDLSPERVYVNLDKYGNMSGGSVPVALDEAVNEGKIKNGDVVLLVGFGAGLTWGSVVMTWTGSTVRGGK, encoded by the coding sequence ATAGTGTTTTCAAGAGGTGTAGGAATTTTAGGTACTGGTTCTTATCTGCCGGAAGAGGTAATTACCAATGAAGATTTGGAGAAAATAGTTGAAACCAGTGATGCTTGGATAACTTCTAGGACGGGTATAAAGGAACGCCGACGGGTGGCTGCTCATCAAGCTACATCTGATTTATGCTATCAGGCCGCATTAAGAGCATTGGATAGTTCCGGCGTATCCGCGGATGAATTGGACTTGATAATTGTTGGCACGGCTAGCCCTGATATGCTTTTCCCATCAACTGCTTGTCTGCTACAGAATATGTTGGGAGCCAAAAAAGCCGCAGCATTTGATTTGGAGGCCGCCTGTACAGGATTTATTTATGGCTTGGCGGTAGGTAGTCAATTTATCGCGACAGGAATGTATGATAAAGTGTTAGTAGTAGGAGCTGATACACTTAGCCGTCTGCTAGATTGGGAAGACCGTAACACATGCGTTTTGTTTGGCGATGGCGCAGGGGCATGTGTTCTGGGTCAGGTAGAACAAGGACAGGGCATCTTATCCTTATATCTTGGCGCTGACGGTGGCGGCGGCGATTTGTTGAAGCTGCCTGCCGGAGGGTCGCGCCTCCCGGCAAGTGAGCAAACTGTTGCTGCGAGAGAACATTTCATCAAAATGAGTGGAACCGAAGTTTTTAAGTTTGCAGTAAGGGTAATGGATGAGGCTGCCAAGAAAGCCCTAGAACAGGCAGGGATAACTAAAAAAGATATAGATTTTTTAGTACCGCACCAGGCAAATATTCGGATTGTTGATGCAGCAGTTAGGAGATTAGATCTTTCACCTGAGCGGGTATATGTTAACCTTGATAAATACGGTAATATGTCCGGAGGCTCTGTTCCGGTGGCTTTGGACGAAGCAGTAAATGAAGGAAAAATTAAGAACGGCGATGTAGTTTTGCTTGTTGGTTTTGGCGCCGGCCTTACCTGGGGGTCAGTAGTAATGACCTGGACCGGGAGCACCGTGAGGGGGGGAAAATAA